Part of the Streptomyces antimycoticus genome, CCCACCCCGCCGTCACCTCGGCCATCATCGGGCCGCGCACCATGGAGCAACTGGAGGATCTCCTGGCCGGGGCCGCGGTCACCCTCGACGACGACGTCCTCGACCGGATCGACCAGATCGTGGCACCCGGAACCGACATCGGCCCGCTCGATGTGTCCTACACCCCGCCGGCCGTCGAACGCGCGGCACTGCGGCGGCGATCGGCCGACGAGCGCGCCGCGGTGACACGGTGACCGTTCTCGGCAACCGGGCGCTGGGCCGCGCCACGCTCGCCCGCCAGTTGCTGCTCGATCGCGCCGACGTACCGGTCCTCGACGCCGTCGCGCACCTGTGCGGCATGCAGGCACAGGAGCCGCAGGAGCCGTTCATCGGGCTCTGGTCACGGCTGCGCGCGTTCGACCCGGCCGTCCTCTCGGACCTGCTGAGCGGGCGCGGCCTGGTGCGGACCCACCTCATGCGCCGTACCGTCCACCTGCTCACGGCCGAGGACATCCTGGCCTGGCGGACCCGCCACGAGACCATGCTGCGCCAGCGGGTGCTCGGGACCTACCGCCGTGAACTCGAGGGGATAGACCTCGACGAACTGGCCGCCGCGGGCCGGGCGGTGATGGCCGACGGTGAGCCCCGCTCGATGGCCGAGCTGGTGGGGACGCTCGCCGCGCGCTGGCCCGCCCCGCCACCGCGGGCACTGGGCGAAATGCTGATCGCCGCCCTTGTCCCGGTGGCGCAGACGCCGCCCCGCGGGCTGTGGCGCACCAGGGCGGGAGTGCGCAACGTCCTGCTCTCCTCCTGGCTGGGGCGACAGCCGGACCCGCCCTCCCCCGATGGTGCCGACCCGGTCGGCCAGGCGCTGGTACGGCGCTATCTGGCCGCCTTCGGCCCCGCGGCCTCAGCCGATCTGCGCGCC contains:
- a CDS encoding winged helix DNA-binding domain-containing protein, whose protein sequence is MTVLGNRALGRATLARQLLLDRADVPVLDAVAHLCGMQAQEPQEPFIGLWSRLRAFDPAVLSDLLSGRGLVRTHLMRRTVHLLTAEDILAWRTRHETMLRQRVLGTYRRELEGIDLDELAAAGRAVMADGEPRSMAELVGTLAARWPAPPPRALGEMLIAALVPVAQTPPRGLWRTRAGVRNVLLSSWLGRQPDPPSPDGADPVGQALVRRYLAAFGPAASADLRAWCGLAGLPAAVSAIREELVSFRDERGRELLDLPGAPRPDPDTPAPVRFLPAFDNAILGYHDRGRIIDDAHRGLSVAGERVVLVDGRVAATWSVDTGTVVVTPLGVLSQADRTAVAEEGREVASFLSDGESDRVRVSPG